The Kordia sp. SMS9 genome window below encodes:
- a CDS encoding hydroxymethylglutaryl-CoA reductase, degradative has translation MIAPIAGFSKFSKEEKIEWLANTYFHDRETVISMLKRYWNSDEKLQKLHDEFIENTITNFYLPLGIAPNFLINDQMYAIPMAIEESSVVAAASKAAKFWLDRGGFKATVLSTEKVGQVHFMYFGAKEKLQHYFHHIKPELFATTNHITQNMEKRGGGITNIELRDKTDELNGYYQLHCTFETVDSMGANFINSCLEQFAKTFATAAEAFDAFSAEEKDIQIVMSILSNYVPNCIVKAEVSCPVAALTESESVDANEFAAKFIRAIDIAKTEPYRAVTHNKGIMNGIDAVVLATGNDFRAVEAGIHAYAAKDGRYSSLTHAEVADGIFRFWIEIPLSLGTVGGLTSLHPLVKLALEMLGKPNAKELMQIVAVAGLAQNFAAVRSLVTTGIQKGHMKMHLINILNQLEATEAEKAYFVTYFKDKTVTHSAVVNAFTTYKSENAS, from the coding sequence ATGATTGCTCCTATTGCTGGATTCTCTAAATTTTCCAAAGAAGAAAAGATTGAATGGCTTGCAAATACGTATTTTCACGATCGTGAAACGGTAATTTCCATGTTGAAAAGATATTGGAATTCCGACGAAAAACTACAAAAACTTCACGATGAGTTTATTGAAAATACCATTACCAATTTTTATCTCCCGTTAGGCATTGCACCAAATTTTTTGATTAATGATCAGATGTATGCGATTCCAATGGCAATTGAAGAAAGTTCCGTTGTAGCTGCTGCCAGTAAAGCCGCTAAGTTTTGGTTAGATCGTGGTGGATTTAAAGCAACGGTGTTGAGTACGGAGAAAGTAGGACAAGTGCATTTTATGTATTTCGGAGCCAAAGAAAAACTACAGCACTATTTTCATCATATAAAACCTGAATTGTTTGCTACTACGAATCATATTACTCAAAATATGGAGAAGCGCGGTGGCGGAATTACCAATATTGAATTGCGCGATAAAACCGACGAACTCAATGGTTATTATCAATTGCACTGCACGTTTGAAACCGTGGATTCGATGGGTGCAAATTTTATCAATTCGTGTTTGGAACAGTTTGCCAAAACCTTTGCAACTGCTGCGGAAGCGTTTGATGCTTTTTCAGCTGAAGAGAAAGACATTCAAATTGTCATGAGTATTTTGTCGAATTACGTGCCAAATTGTATTGTAAAAGCCGAAGTAAGCTGTCCTGTAGCAGCATTAACCGAGAGTGAATCGGTAGATGCTAACGAGTTTGCAGCAAAGTTTATTCGTGCCATAGATATTGCCAAAACTGAACCGTATCGCGCTGTGACGCATAATAAAGGCATTATGAATGGTATTGATGCTGTTGTACTCGCCACAGGAAATGATTTTAGAGCAGTGGAAGCAGGAATTCATGCGTATGCCGCTAAAGACGGAAGGTATTCAAGTTTGACACATGCCGAAGTTGCGGATGGTATTTTTAGATTTTGGATTGAAATTCCGTTGTCATTAGGAACTGTTGGTGGTTTGACGTCTTTGCATCCGTTGGTGAAATTGGCGTTGGAAATGTTGGGAAAACCGAATGCCAAAGAGTTGATGCAAATTGTTGCCGTAGCAGGATTGGCACAAAATTTTGCTGCAGTACGTTCTTTAGTGACCACAGGAATTCAAAAAGGGCACATGAAAATGCATTTGATCAATATTTTGAATCAATTGGAAGCTACCGAAGCTGAAAAAGCGTACTTTGTAACTTATTTTAAAGATAAAACCGTGACACACAGTGCAGTTGTAAATGCATTTACAACCTATAAATCAGAAAATGCTTCATGA
- a CDS encoding GYDIA family GHMP kinase, protein MKEFYSNGKLLLSGEYVVLDGAKALAIPTKYGQAMTVTPIDLPNPIEPPKLVWKSFDCRDIIWYQRSFEISAFGTEGSYYETISQTLHDILSAAKQLNPDFLNGETSFEVQTTLGFPQDWGLGSSSTLIHNIALWAEVNPYALLWNSFGGSGYDIACAKHNSPIIYEVHQQQPKVTEIEFSPSFSDQLYFVHLNKKQNSRNAIQHYNVQKGTIANEMKVISTIGMEMTKTTSLVDFQLLLKEHEQLIGTIIRETPIQQRLFADYFGQMKSLGAWGGDFVLTTGNQDTTAYFEAKGYTTVIPFKEMVLGS, encoded by the coding sequence ATGAAAGAATTCTACAGTAACGGAAAATTACTACTCTCAGGTGAATATGTCGTTCTCGATGGTGCCAAAGCATTGGCTATTCCTACGAAATACGGACAAGCTATGACTGTAACTCCTATTGATTTGCCCAATCCTATTGAGCCACCAAAACTGGTTTGGAAGAGTTTTGATTGTAGAGATATTATTTGGTATCAACGTTCTTTTGAAATCAGTGCTTTTGGCACTGAAGGTTCGTACTATGAAACTATTAGTCAAACATTACATGATATTTTATCGGCAGCCAAGCAGTTGAATCCTGATTTTTTAAATGGCGAAACTAGTTTTGAAGTACAAACAACTTTAGGCTTTCCACAAGATTGGGGATTGGGTTCTTCTTCTACACTCATTCATAATATTGCGCTTTGGGCGGAAGTAAATCCGTATGCATTACTTTGGAATTCGTTTGGAGGAAGTGGTTATGATATTGCCTGTGCAAAACACAACTCGCCCATTATCTATGAGGTGCATCAACAGCAACCAAAAGTAACAGAAATTGAGTTTTCGCCTTCATTTAGCGATCAGTTATACTTTGTACATTTAAACAAAAAACAAAACAGCAGAAACGCCATACAACACTACAACGTACAAAAAGGGACGATTGCCAATGAAATGAAAGTCATTAGCACGATTGGTATGGAAATGACAAAAACAACTTCGTTGGTAGATTTTCAATTGCTTTTGAAAGAACACGAACAGTTGATTGGAACTATTATTAGAGAAACGCCTATACAACAACGCTTGTTTGCTGATTATTTTGGTCAAATGAAAAGTTTAGGTGCTTGGGGCGGCGATTTTGTGTTGACCACAGGAAACCAAGATACAACCGCTTATTTTGAAGCCAAAGGTTATACAACTGTGATTCCTTTTAAGGAGATGGTTTTAGGTTCTTAA
- a CDS encoding peptidylprolyl isomerase: MAILAKIRQRTLVLILIIGLALFAFVISDVFNNNSGGEKQSTEIGNINGESIPYQRFQNQVEYAKSIYGGRQSSMQIANSLWDQEVSNMLITQQLDELGITIEKDEIWSLLITSPNIINDERFKDESGVFVEAKLKEYIDNLEATKNMPEKAGEYQNWLETERYTIINAKRALYNNLVKAGSIVTQKEGELAYKAENDKVTFKYVRVPYTSIADSLVEVRKSDVQKYIDNHKSAFQVEESRNLQYVFFPEAPSKADEDLVKAEIEKLKKSFEDAEDASAFANIQTETNEPENFLYKNQLPKEFANDIMAMEVGDVYGPYKVGEKYKISRLLETKQLPDSVKSKHILVRFVGSQGADPAITRTKEEAKNRADSLLKLIKRNRSKFADLAKEFSDDTPTADKGGDLDWFNNVSSARLTPTFKEFVYEQEVGALDVVESPFGYHIIEVEDQKNKQDVVKLATINGEVEVTEETLKDLFTTSSKFESDAQKSEAPFIDIAKENNYEVKVANNIKELQEGIPGLLDQRTVVKWAFREDTNVGDISRMNIPGGSIIVQLTGKNPAGLSSISEASSRVLPILRNEKKAAMIKEKYASATTLAALASASGNVEQQATSLSMLSPIVPGAGEEPKVVGTAFALEQGATSRLIEGNSGVYIIQVVSKEEAPAKDTYLAESNALRTERVSKALSSVSDALKSSSEIEDNRGEFY; this comes from the coding sequence ATGGCAATTCTTGCAAAAATTAGACAGCGCACATTAGTACTAATCTTAATCATTGGATTGGCACTTTTTGCTTTTGTAATATCTGACGTATTTAACAACAATAGCGGAGGAGAAAAGCAATCAACAGAAATAGGAAATATCAATGGAGAAAGCATTCCTTACCAAAGGTTTCAAAACCAAGTAGAATATGCTAAAAGTATATATGGTGGAAGACAATCTTCTATGCAAATTGCAAATTCACTTTGGGATCAAGAGGTGAGCAACATGTTGATTACGCAACAACTTGACGAATTAGGAATTACCATTGAAAAAGATGAAATATGGAGTCTTTTAATCACAAGCCCTAATATTATCAACGACGAGCGTTTCAAAGATGAGTCAGGTGTTTTTGTGGAAGCAAAACTAAAAGAATACATTGACAATTTAGAAGCGACGAAAAACATGCCTGAGAAAGCAGGTGAATACCAAAACTGGTTAGAAACTGAGCGCTATACAATCATCAATGCGAAAAGAGCGTTGTACAACAACTTAGTAAAAGCAGGTTCAATTGTAACACAAAAAGAAGGAGAACTAGCGTACAAAGCAGAAAACGACAAAGTAACGTTCAAATATGTACGTGTTCCTTACACTTCTATTGCAGATTCGTTAGTAGAAGTAAGAAAGAGTGATGTTCAAAAATATATTGACAACCATAAATCTGCGTTCCAAGTAGAAGAGTCGAGAAATCTTCAATATGTGTTTTTCCCTGAAGCGCCATCAAAAGCAGACGAAGACTTAGTAAAAGCAGAAATCGAAAAGTTGAAAAAAAGTTTTGAAGATGCAGAAGATGCAAGTGCATTTGCAAACATTCAAACAGAAACAAACGAGCCAGAAAATTTCTTATACAAAAATCAATTGCCAAAAGAGTTTGCCAATGATATCATGGCAATGGAAGTAGGTGATGTATACGGACCTTACAAAGTAGGTGAAAAGTACAAAATTTCAAGATTGCTTGAAACAAAGCAATTGCCAGATTCTGTAAAATCGAAACATATTTTAGTTCGTTTTGTAGGTTCACAAGGAGCAGATCCAGCAATAACTAGAACAAAAGAAGAAGCAAAAAATAGAGCAGACAGTCTATTGAAATTGATCAAAAGAAACAGATCAAAATTTGCAGACTTAGCTAAAGAGTTTTCAGATGATACGCCAACGGCAGACAAAGGTGGAGATTTAGATTGGTTCAATAATGTCAGTTCTGCACGATTAACACCAACATTTAAAGAATTTGTGTATGAACAAGAAGTTGGTGCTTTAGACGTGGTAGAATCTCCTTTTGGATATCACATCATTGAAGTAGAAGATCAAAAAAATAAGCAAGATGTAGTAAAATTGGCAACTATCAATGGTGAAGTAGAAGTAACGGAAGAAACCTTAAAAGACTTATTTACAACATCATCTAAGTTTGAATCTGACGCACAAAAATCAGAGGCTCCATTTATAGACATTGCTAAAGAAAATAATTACGAAGTGAAAGTGGCAAACAATATCAAGGAATTGCAAGAAGGAATTCCTGGTTTGTTAGATCAACGTACGGTAGTAAAATGGGCATTTAGAGAGGATACCAATGTTGGAGATATCAGTCGTATGAACATTCCTGGCGGATCAATCATAGTACAACTTACTGGAAAAAATCCAGCAGGACTTTCATCAATTTCTGAAGCTTCTTCAAGAGTATTGCCAATATTAAGAAACGAGAAAAAGGCAGCGATGATCAAAGAAAAATATGCATCTGCAACAACATTGGCAGCTTTGGCATCAGCATCAGGCAATGTAGAACAGCAAGCAACTTCATTATCGATGTTGTCACCAATCGTTCCTGGGGCAGGAGAAGAGCCAAAAGTAGTGGGAACTGCATTTGCACTAGAGCAAGGAGCTACTTCACGCTTAATAGAAGGGAACTCAGGGGTATATATAATTCAAGTGGTTTCCAAAGAAGAGGCTCCAGCAAAAGATACCTACTTAGCGGAAAGCAATGCACTGCGCACTGAAAGAGTTTCCAAAGCATTAAGTTCAGTATCCGATGCGCTAAAAAGCTCATCAGAAATAGAAGATAACAGAGGAGAATTTTACTAA
- a CDS encoding hemolysin family protein: protein MEIQVLIIVTALLFSAFFSGMEIAYVSANKIHIELEKKQDGILAKILRRLTQKPSKFIATMLVGNNIALVIYGFFMGDLITAWVHDAPWLNQYITVEYELLFQTIISTLVILVTAEFLPKVFFQVYANSLLKFLAFPAYIFYQLFWLISEFVMWISNVVLKKFFKTEGDEVQLEFSKVELGDYISEQMEAGHDDEDIDSEIQIFQNALEFSAVKTREVMIPRTEIVAIELHETTQNLAKLFSETGYSKVLVYKNTIDDIIGYIHSFELFKKPKTIRSIVLPVVFVPEAMLANDVLNVLTKKRKSIAVVLDEYGGTSGIVTVEDIVEELFGEIEDEHDVTELLEKRIGAYEYLFSARLEVDYINETYKLNLPESENYETLGGLIVSETEEIPQQDEIIVINNLKFTIIEVSNTKIDTIELQILSED, encoded by the coding sequence ATGGAAATACAGGTGCTTATTATTGTAACGGCATTACTGTTTTCTGCATTCTTCTCAGGTATGGAAATCGCGTACGTCTCCGCAAACAAAATTCATATCGAACTAGAAAAAAAGCAGGATGGAATTCTTGCGAAAATACTGAGACGTCTCACACAAAAACCTTCAAAATTCATTGCAACCATGCTTGTTGGAAACAACATTGCGCTGGTGATCTATGGGTTTTTTATGGGCGATTTAATTACGGCGTGGGTTCACGATGCGCCTTGGCTCAATCAATACATTACGGTAGAATACGAATTGCTCTTTCAAACGATCATTTCAACCTTAGTTATTTTAGTAACGGCTGAATTTTTACCCAAAGTATTCTTTCAAGTATATGCCAACAGTCTCTTGAAATTTTTGGCATTCCCAGCATATATCTTCTATCAATTATTTTGGTTGATTTCTGAATTTGTCATGTGGATTTCGAATGTGGTGCTCAAAAAATTCTTCAAAACAGAAGGCGATGAAGTGCAACTCGAATTCAGCAAAGTAGAATTGGGCGATTACATTTCGGAACAAATGGAAGCCGGACACGATGATGAAGATATAGATTCGGAAATTCAAATATTTCAAAATGCCTTAGAATTTTCAGCAGTAAAAACCCGTGAAGTCATGATTCCGCGAACGGAAATTGTGGCAATTGAACTGCATGAAACAACGCAAAACTTAGCCAAACTGTTTTCGGAAACAGGGTATTCCAAAGTGTTAGTGTACAAAAACACGATTGACGATATTATCGGATACATTCATTCGTTTGAACTTTTCAAAAAACCAAAAACCATCCGCAGCATTGTACTGCCTGTCGTATTTGTGCCAGAAGCAATGTTGGCAAACGATGTGCTCAACGTATTGACAAAAAAGCGTAAAAGTATTGCAGTTGTGTTAGATGAGTATGGAGGAACTTCCGGAATTGTAACCGTAGAAGATATTGTAGAAGAACTATTTGGCGAAATAGAAGACGAACACGATGTTACGGAACTTTTAGAAAAACGCATCGGCGCGTATGAATATCTATTTTCGGCGCGATTAGAAGTAGATTATATCAATGAAACCTACAAACTCAATCTTCCTGAAAGTGAAAATTATGAAACCTTAGGAGGTTTAATTGTGAGTGAAACGGAGGAAATTCCACAACAAGATGAGATCATTGTGATCAACAACTTAAAATTTACCATCATAGAAGTATCGAACACTAAAATTGATACAATTGAACTACAAATTCTCTCTGAGGATTAA
- the lptC gene encoding LPS export ABC transporter periplasmic protein LptC: MIIHKKHILQSIVAIFIVAMLFSCQDNFSEIQKLSYTKRFPVGEAENMFLIYTDSGKVKSTLRSPYNKDFSNQKFPFMEFPNGIELEFFDEENNKSVVTSDYAILYSDTRLVDLQGNVVLTTHDGNVLEAPQLYWDQDREWIFTEGEFKWSNEYGVLLQGTNGIDFNRNLTIIDAHEIYDSTIPIEENDK; the protein is encoded by the coding sequence ATGATCATACATAAAAAACATATCTTACAAAGCATTGTCGCAATATTCATTGTGGCAATGCTTTTTTCATGTCAGGATAACTTTAGCGAAATCCAAAAACTTTCGTATACCAAACGTTTTCCTGTGGGTGAAGCCGAAAATATGTTTTTAATCTATACGGATTCTGGAAAAGTGAAATCTACTCTCAGAAGTCCGTATAACAAAGATTTTTCCAATCAAAAATTCCCGTTCATGGAATTCCCAAACGGAATAGAGTTGGAGTTTTTTGATGAAGAAAACAATAAAAGTGTAGTAACTTCTGACTATGCTATTTTGTATAGTGACACAAGATTAGTAGATTTACAAGGAAATGTGGTATTAACAACACACGACGGAAACGTTTTGGAAGCGCCACAATTATATTGGGATCAAGATCGCGAATGGATTTTTACGGAAGGAGAATTCAAGTGGAGCAACGAATATGGCGTACTTTTGCAAGGAACGAATGGAATCGACTTCAATAGAAATTTGACCATTATTGATGCACATGAAATCTATGATAGTACCATTCCGATAGAGGAAAACGACAAATAA
- a CDS encoding lipopolysaccharide assembly protein LapB encodes MKKTITLLVAGLFAVASFTTLNAQDCKTKLSLFAENAKAKNYDEAERQLNELRKECPTASSAIYAYGERIYKAKLKKADNKKAVVEELIKLYNERLANVPAKTKKGDVLADIGTLMVDYKIGDVKSQYDIFDQAFKEDLANFTNPKSLYQYFELYYGMYQTGDSGVLLEDLIQKFEELTEKFESESERLAKIKNKLIAKKDAGKELDSKEKRTERVADTNVKAIAIFSGNMESLIEKVSTCETLIPLFRKNFDANRSNALWLKRAAGRLDAKGCDEDPLFVELVEAVDALEPSANSKRYLAGIYERKGNLVRAEEYLNQSLDMEKDPIRKATLLYKIASKAKKRGQKSKARKYYLDAVKNNPSLGGAYLKIAQLYASSVNQCGNDEFTKRAGYWKAAEMARKAGQVDPSLKSIANRTVDSYMKSAPSKSDVFSKGYKGGESIPLNCWIGGSVRVPSL; translated from the coding sequence ATGAAGAAGACAATTACATTATTGGTTGCAGGGTTGTTTGCGGTAGCGAGCTTCACAACTTTAAATGCACAGGATTGTAAGACGAAGTTATCTCTTTTTGCTGAAAATGCGAAAGCTAAAAACTATGATGAAGCTGAAAGACAGCTAAACGAGCTAAGAAAAGAATGTCCAACGGCGAGTTCAGCTATTTATGCATATGGTGAAAGAATTTACAAGGCGAAACTTAAAAAAGCTGACAATAAAAAAGCAGTTGTTGAAGAATTAATTAAACTGTATAATGAGAGACTCGCAAATGTCCCTGCGAAGACTAAAAAAGGAGATGTTTTGGCGGATATCGGAACATTAATGGTTGACTATAAAATTGGCGATGTAAAAAGTCAGTACGATATATTTGACCAAGCGTTCAAAGAAGATTTGGCCAACTTTACAAATCCAAAATCACTATATCAGTATTTTGAATTATACTACGGAATGTACCAAACAGGTGATTCAGGTGTATTATTGGAAGACTTAATTCAAAAGTTTGAAGAATTAACGGAAAAATTTGAGTCAGAAAGTGAAAGATTAGCGAAAATTAAAAACAAATTAATCGCTAAAAAAGACGCAGGAAAAGAGCTAGATTCTAAAGAAAAGAGAACGGAAAGAGTAGCAGATACCAATGTAAAAGCAATTGCAATTTTCTCTGGAAACATGGAATCGTTAATCGAAAAAGTATCTACGTGTGAAACATTAATTCCTTTATTTAGAAAGAACTTTGACGCAAACAGAAGCAATGCTTTATGGCTAAAAAGAGCTGCTGGAAGACTAGATGCTAAAGGTTGTGATGAAGATCCATTATTTGTAGAATTAGTAGAAGCAGTAGATGCCTTAGAACCATCTGCAAACTCTAAAAGATATTTGGCGGGTATTTACGAAAGAAAAGGAAACTTAGTAAGAGCGGAAGAATACTTAAATCAGTCGTTAGATATGGAGAAAGATCCAATTAGAAAAGCGACATTATTATATAAAATTGCTTCAAAAGCGAAGAAAAGAGGTCAAAAATCGAAAGCTAGAAAGTATTACTTAGATGCAGTAAAAAACAATCCATCATTAGGTGGAGCGTACTTAAAAATTGCACAATTATACGCTTCAAGTGTAAACCAGTGTGGAAACGACGAGTTTACCAAAAGAGCAGGATACTGGAAAGCAGCAGAAATGGCTAGAAAAGCGGGACAAGTTGATCCATCGTTAAAAAGTATTGCTAACAGAACTGTAGATTCATACATGAAATCTGCGCCAAGCAAATCAGATGTATTCAGCAAAGGATACAAAGGAGGAGAATCCATTCCATTAAACTGTTGGATTGGCGGAAGCGTGAGAGTTCCAAGTTTATAA
- a CDS encoding type III pantothenate kinase produces the protein MNLIVDAGNTYVKIAVFQEDKMLSHESFPKEQFQKKIAKILQEYPEIDQMITSSVTTLSDETIEFLENLSIKVHSLTHKTKVPFQNNYATPATLGVDRIALVVAAVTQYPKQNVLVIDAGTCITYDFKTDKEIYLGGGISPGLQLRYTSLNLLTANLPLLAPKIPESYIGNTTENAIHSGVSVGVITEIDGIIDRYKEQFQHLTVILTGGDTNFLAKRLKNTIFANSKFLLQGLNNILEYKRYND, from the coding sequence ATGAATTTAATTGTAGATGCAGGAAATACGTATGTAAAAATAGCTGTTTTTCAGGAAGATAAAATGCTTTCGCATGAAAGTTTTCCAAAAGAACAGTTCCAAAAAAAAATTGCAAAAATTTTACAAGAGTATCCCGAAATTGATCAAATGATTACATCGTCCGTCACCACATTGAGCGACGAAACTATAGAATTTTTGGAAAATCTCAGTATCAAAGTACATTCCCTAACTCACAAAACAAAAGTGCCGTTTCAAAACAACTATGCCACTCCAGCAACTTTAGGTGTGGATAGAATTGCACTCGTTGTGGCCGCCGTTACCCAATATCCAAAGCAGAATGTACTCGTTATTGACGCAGGAACGTGTATTACATACGATTTCAAAACTGACAAAGAAATCTATCTAGGCGGCGGTATTTCTCCAGGACTCCAACTTCGATACACATCACTCAACCTATTAACTGCAAACCTTCCACTATTAGCACCCAAGATACCAGAAAGTTACATTGGTAACACTACAGAAAACGCAATTCATTCAGGTGTAAGCGTAGGAGTAATCACCGAAATCGATGGAATAATTGACCGATATAAAGAACAATTTCAACATTTAACAGTTATTTTAACAGGCGGCGACACTAATTTCTTGGCTAAAAGGTTAAAAAATACCATATTTGCGAATTCAAAATTCTTGTTACAAGGATTGAATAATATTTTAGAATATAAAAGATATAATGATTAG
- a CDS encoding DUF6705 family protein, whose protein sequence is MKKVIFLIFMACISLTYAQEDQIISIHQLGSHDNLDSNKSYYFKDINRDLDKFLGTWHYDDGNKKLTLVFSKQTHFSIGKHYCDQIYARFKYEENGTVIYNTLGDFSNSARLKIVGSGFDLSNLNKMNLFYNEPTTVIYDRISTKSLKPSPSLDIEYLPCSTIGCNPQLKWNIIYYKEVGNTAPNPFKIPFDLTLTKQ, encoded by the coding sequence ATGAAAAAGGTAATATTCTTAATATTTATGGCATGTATATCTTTAACATATGCCCAGGAAGATCAAATAATATCTATTCATCAACTGGGAAGTCACGACAATTTAGACTCTAATAAGAGTTATTATTTTAAAGACATTAATAGAGACTTAGATAAATTTCTGGGTACATGGCACTATGATGATGGAAATAAGAAGTTAACGTTGGTCTTTAGTAAGCAAACACATTTTAGCATAGGAAAACATTATTGTGATCAGATTTATGCGCGCTTTAAATATGAAGAAAATGGAACAGTAATATACAATACATTGGGAGATTTTAGTAACTCTGCTAGATTGAAAATAGTTGGTTCAGGTTTCGATCTCAGCAATCTCAACAAAATGAATTTATTCTATAATGAGCCAACAACTGTAATTTATGACAGAATATCTACAAAGAGTTTAAAGCCATCTCCAAGTTTGGATATTGAATATTTACCGTGTTCTACAATTGGTTGTAATCCTCAACTTAAATGGAATATTATTTACTACAAAGAGGTTGGGAATACGGCACCTAATCCTTTCAAAATTCCTTTTGATCTCACACTAACAAAACAATAA
- a CDS encoding T9SS type A sorting domain-containing protein, producing MKKTTFILLLCATFALFTNKASAQDGYTYSLQHNTGYSFTIVAVPNASANNFATSVQSYGFTIILPDGVTIDTGSATSLGGAASATFFDGTNVAQPTIDGYLITETLGSPASLSAPSAGTNSNMYTFTVNGAPVLGDMYILENNSALATTVTPLKSFMQADMIDNGMAQFVNVVDPNAAAVTAPSSFDFATLSTAEVELAGVNVYPNPVKNIATITGVTDIESIVVTNLNGQRVLNQVSNLSTIDMTSLQTGIYFAKITAAAGSKTVKLIKE from the coding sequence ATGAAAAAAACTACTTTTATCTTATTACTATGCGCAACTTTTGCACTATTTACAAACAAAGCAAGTGCTCAGGATGGCTATACATACTCGTTACAACACAATACAGGCTATAGTTTCACAATAGTTGCAGTACCAAACGCTAGTGCCAATAACTTTGCTACTTCTGTTCAGAGTTATGGATTTACAATCATTTTACCTGATGGCGTAACAATTGATACAGGATCAGCAACTTCTTTGGGAGGAGCTGCAAGCGCCACGTTCTTTGATGGAACTAATGTAGCACAACCTACTATTGATGGATATTTAATTACAGAAACCTTAGGAAGTCCAGCATCATTATCAGCACCGTCTGCAGGAACAAACTCAAATATGTACACATTTACTGTAAATGGAGCTCCTGTTTTAGGAGATATGTATATCCTAGAAAATAATTCTGCATTAGCAACAACAGTAACACCTTTAAAATCGTTCATGCAAGCTGACATGATTGATAATGGAATGGCACAATTTGTAAATGTAGTAGATCCGAATGCAGCGGCTGTAACGGCACCATCTTCATTTGACTTTGCAACGTTAAGCACAGCAGAAGTTGAATTAGCAGGTGTAAATGTATATCCAAACCCTGTAAAAAACATTGCCACTATTACAGGAGTTACTGACATTGAATCTATTGTAGTAACAAATTTAAATGGACAACGCGTATTAAATCAAGTATCAAACCTTTCAACGATTGATATGACAAGTTTGCAAACAGGAATCTACTTTGCTAAAATCACTGCAGCAGCAGGTTCAAAAACGGTAAAACTGATTAAGGAATAA
- a CDS encoding hemagglutinin protein: protein MKYKIFVIIALSCLHLSTGQSIERQVVASGGNTISGGTITLDFTVGELVVTTISDGTTTLTQGFQQGGIKLGIQVNPIVFLQGALLNPNVGEENLMRDDLRESDFIPLTSPYSDGLTMQNTVLSETGNNAIVDWVFVELRDAVLNTTIVASQSALLQRDGDVVDVDGMSDIKFNIPFGNYHVVIKHRNHLSIMTAASISLSSTTEIVDFTNSNNQITFGSNGQTVFGMPNNIVAMWTGNVNADTIVQYSGTTPDTPSILSEVLNDPGNFLNFPTYALTGYNVHDVNMDGITQYTGTSPDTPFILQNVLSHPGNFLNFSTFAINEQLPEN from the coding sequence ATGAAATATAAAATATTCGTAATAATAGCTCTAAGCTGTTTGCATTTATCTACAGGGCAAAGCATAGAACGACAAGTTGTTGCTTCTGGAGGAAATACGATTTCGGGCGGAACAATTACCCTCGATTTTACAGTAGGAGAACTAGTTGTAACAACAATTTCAGACGGAACAACAACACTAACACAAGGATTTCAGCAAGGCGGAATTAAACTTGGAATTCAAGTAAATCCAATTGTTTTTTTACAAGGCGCTTTATTAAATCCGAACGTAGGAGAAGAAAATTTAATGCGTGACGATTTGCGCGAAAGCGATTTTATTCCGTTAACATCTCCATATAGTGATGGACTTACCATGCAAAACACGGTACTTTCGGAAACTGGCAATAACGCGATTGTGGATTGGGTTTTTGTGGAATTACGCGACGCAGTCCTTAACACAACCATCGTGGCGAGTCAATCCGCATTACTACAACGCGATGGCGATGTAGTAGATGTTGATGGCATGTCTGATATAAAGTTTAATATCCCTTTCGGGAATTACCATGTAGTCATTAAACACAGAAATCACTTGAGCATCATGACGGCGGCATCCATTTCGCTATCAAGCACTACAGAAATTGTAGATTTTACCAACAGCAACAATCAAATCACGTTTGGAAGCAACGGACAAACCGTTTTTGGAATGCCGAATAATATTGTAGCCATGTGGACAGGAAATGTAAATGCAGATACTATTGTACAATATTCAGGAACAACGCCAGATACGCCAAGTATTTTATCAGAAGTTTTAAACGATCCCGGAAACTTTTTAAACTTTCCAACATATGCATTAACAGGCTACAATGTGCACGATGTCAATATGGATGGAATCACCCAATATACAGGAACAAGCCCCGATACACCATTTATTTTACAGAATGTGCTTTCACATCCCGGAAATTTCCTTAATTTTAGTACTTTTGCCATTAATGAACAATTACCAGAAAATTAA